Proteins encoded by one window of Ulvibacter sp. MAR_2010_11:
- a CDS encoding phosphoheptose isomerase, with protein MKKTEVEKLLHDKVEAGAHVSPVLPKDIKNYLIDIDGTITDDIPNEEPERMATCEPFPDALKTLNKWYDQGHIICFFTSRTEEHREVTEVWLDQHGFKYHSLLMGKPRGGNYHWVDNHLVKATRYRGKFTDLVEKEVTIQVFKD; from the coding sequence ATGAAGAAGACCGAAGTAGAAAAATTACTGCATGATAAAGTAGAGGCAGGGGCGCATGTAAGTCCGGTACTGCCAAAGGATATTAAAAATTACCTCATAGATATCGATGGAACTATTACCGACGATATTCCCAACGAGGAGCCGGAGCGTATGGCAACCTGCGAACCGTTTCCGGATGCATTGAAAACCTTAAACAAATGGTACGATCAAGGACATATAATTTGTTTTTTTACTTCGAGAACCGAAGAACACAGAGAAGTTACCGAAGTATGGTTGGATCAACACGGATTTAAATACCATTCACTTCTTATGGGCAAACCCAGAGGTGGAAATTATCATTGGGTGGATAACCATTTGGTGAAAGCGACCCGATATAGAGGAAAATTTACCGATTTGGTAGAAAAAGAGGTGACCATACAGGTTTTTAAAGATTAA